A window from Drosophila kikkawai strain 14028-0561.14 chromosome 2L, DkikHiC1v2, whole genome shotgun sequence encodes these proteins:
- the LOC108077334 gene encoding uncharacterized protein translates to MAKLSRRPSSSAATPSRATTASTASTAATSVSPSHATGNTQQEPEQQTRTNQQEQHQEPKQPNPTHHSPKEQQQRIARRAASSSGNKPQAAALVNTRPDVLHDPSPSPTPAALSYHNNNNNVNSNTATPAAPAPTPAHVTATPYMPLLPPGERNLTEAENAAERARIREEFFATYDVMTGVRIAATLGGFFGLMVFLIVWKSRSSSNETLKVLKDPKMAAVAAVCMQEEEEREIHEAIVATGMSIYPDEYDALVYRRQRMLSLGNVSAPPLLNRGYRCGSVGGVGPSVPVGYSYLLEPPRRFSYSAMSGGGGPGSGHVGRRKSGSESSRIFSNYPMGGSFGTDDYFVETDDELDAEDYMPPGVQDEADHKHQRTDSTRSKQGFLSVPMAGHDSRRSSAMTCCSTDSSYLERRTSAYMGGCMSNLPPTLQRKLSTASRTSSIDNWDYYYPDIQVIQPTPKESPCPSERSVHESSNGGGGGGAAGSGSGSVSVCGSRNSNLSAPNIKRKHSIVSYDPDSAQAGRKQQIHSISADTVDVYPYNQESSAVDLALALPLPKPVQSASPTSAQQAFHFCDSPSEELRLGVRRKLTLVELQRNESNNNSFPYTANAAAPSGTTGTAPNSSSISVDSTPASLERLNGASGGSLSISASIKLPAIGNNNPEKRAPLASLSSFKISSLECPDSDLRSLDEDSVFGVESPADTDDDMQQLSSDSEEQEAQAQALALAQAQTQAQSQIASVRISSEMKSNPAVPLKRMSMSAVPSTGMGTGGGGTVVAAGGARPRRPLLQRHRTIGATSSDRVALINQPLQLQQFHMGLPIQSEVAAPLETHFGAVVSQSPPRRGPLLQQYSDPQTTTTTTTTTTTEEDTCSTLNTELGMVEATGAPLGGGGGESATHTQYSSLNTVISMGRSTPSPVPLTSRMDNNAAAQPSQQQPAQLPTNATRLGHDPCPSSVSDSVIAARHQSICVPASLKDLILRKGSGPGSAVIVPASGISKSAANLSCESSGTHNTTTATPAVMLELPLIRLPNEEGEDEDAAEAEGDEANLESEEKRDPSLPGTSRKWSKETLF, encoded by the exons acgcaTCGCCCGACGTgcagccagcagcagtggcaatAAGCCCCAAGCGGCGGCACTTGTTAACACTCGTCCCGATGTACTCCATGATCCATCGCCATCACCGACACCGGCGGCGCTCTCCTAtcacaataataacaacaacgtCAATAGCAACACTGCCACGcccgctgctcctgctcccacTCCCGCCCATGTCACGGCCACGCCCTATATGCCGCTGCTACCGCCCGGGGAGCGGAATCTGACAGAAGCGGAAAATGCTGCGGAGCGGGCCAGAATCAGGGAGGAGTTCTTCGCCACCTATGACGTGATGACCGGCGTGAGGATCGCCGCCACCTTGGGCGGTTTCTTTGGCCTGATGGTTTTTCTTATCGTGTGGAAgagccggagcagcagcaacgagaCACTGAAGGTCCTCAAGGATCCCAAGATGGCGGCCGTAGCTGCGGTCTGcatgcaggaggaggaggaacgcGAGATCCACGAGGCAATTGTGGCCACGGGCATGTCCATATATCCGGATGAGTACGATGCCCTGGTCTACCGCCGGCAGCGCATGCTCTCGCTGGGCAACGTGAGTGCTCCGCCGCTGCTTAATCGCGGATATCGGTGCGGTTCTGTGG GTGGAGTTGGTCCGAGTGTCCCAGTGGGCTATAGCTATCTCCTGGAGCCGCCGCGACGTTTTTCTTACTCGGCAATGTCgggaggtggtggaccgggctCTGGCCACGTGGGACGGCGCAAGAGCGGCTCGGAGTCGTCGCGCATCTTCAGCAACTATCCCATGGGCGGCAGCTTTGGCACCGACGACTACTTCGTGGAGACGGACGACGAGCTGGACGCCGAGGATTATATGCCACCAGGTGTCCAGGATGAAGCGGATCATAAGCACCAGAGAACGGACTCCACGCGCAGCAAACAGGGATTCCTATCCGTACCGATGGCG GGTCACGACTCGCGGCGGAGCAGCGCAATGACCTGCTGCAGCACGGACAGCTCGTACCTGGAGCGCCGCACCTCCGCCTACATGGGCGGCTGCATGAGCAACCTGCCACCCACGCTGCAACGTAAGCTGTCGACGGCCTCGCGGACATCGAGCATCGACAACTGGGACTACTACTATCCGGACATCCAGGTGATCCAGCCAACGCCAAAGGAATCGCCCTGTCCCTCAGAGCGCAGTGTCCACGAGTCGTCcaacggaggaggaggcggaggagcagcaggatctGGATCCGGATCCGTGTCCGTGTGTGGATCACGAAACTCCAACTTGAGTGCGCCGAACATCAAGCGGAAGCACAGCATCGTGTCCTACGATCCAGACAGTGCACAGGCGGGCCGGAAGCAGCAGATACACTCGATTAGCGCGGACACCGTGGACGTTTATCCTTACAACCAGGAGAGTTCCGCCGTGGACCTGGCGCTTGCGTTGCCGCTGCCCAAGCCGGTGCAGTCGGCGTCGCCCACCAGCGCCCAGCAGGCATTTCACTTCTGCGACTCGCCCTCCGAAGAGCTGCGTCTTGGCGTTCGACGGAAGCTCACCCTGGTCGAGCTGCAGCGGAAcgagagcaacaacaacagctttcCATATACAGCGAATGCAGCCGCTCCGTCCGGAACGACGGGTACTGCTCCCAACTCAAGCAGCATCAGTGTGGACAGCACGCCGGCGAGCCTGGAGAGGCTGAATGGCGCGAGCGGAGGAAGCCTGTCCATTTCTGCCTCCATCAAGCTTCCCGCGATCGGTAACAACAATCCGGAGAAGCGAGCACCCCTAGCTTCACTAAGTTCCTTCAAGATCTCCTCGCTCGAGTGTCCCGACTCCGATCTGCGCTCCCTCGACGAGGACTCGGTTTTCGGGGTGGAGAGTCCAGCGGATACGGACGATGACATGCAGCAGCTGAGCAGCGACAGCGAGGAGCAGGAGGCTCAGGCCcaggctctggctctggctcaaGCTCAGACTCAGGCCCAAAGCCAAATAGCTTCGGTGCGGATTAGTTCCGAAATGAAATCCAATCCGGCCGTGCCTCTGAAGCGGATGAGCATGAGTGCAGTGCCGTCGACGGGAATGGGAACTGGGGGTGGTGGCACCGTGGTCGCAGCTGGGGGTGCTCGTCCTCGGAGGCCCCTTCTGCAGCGACACCGCACCATCGGCGCTACATCCAGCGATCGGGTGGCGCTCATCAATCAGCCTCTGCAGCTGCAACAGTTCCACATGGGCCTGCCCATCCAGTCGGAGGTGGCTGCTCCCCTGGAAACGCACTTCGGAGCCGTGGTTAGCCAGAGTCCCCCGCGACGAGGACCGCTTCTGCAACAGTATAGCGATCCAcaaacgacgacgacaaccACTACAACCACCACTACAGAGGAGGACACATGCTCCACGCTGAACACAGAGCTGGGAATGGTGGAAGCCACCGGGGCTCCTCTGGGCGGTGGGGGTGGAGAGTCCGCAACGCACACGCAATACAGCAGTCTGAACACGGTCATCAGCATGGGCCGTTCCACGCCCAGTCCCGTTCCTCTGACCAGCCGGATGGACAATAACGCCGCTGCACAGCCctcacagcagcagccagctcAACTGCCAACGAACGCCACCCGGCTGGGGCACGATCCCTGTCCCTCGTCCGTGTCCGACTCGGTGATAGCCGCCCGGCACCAGAGCATCTGCGTGCCCGCCTCCCTCAAGGACCTTATCCTGCGCAAGGGATCGGGTCCCGGCAGCGCTGTGATCGTTCCCGCCAGCGGGATCAGCAAGAGTGCCGCCAACCTTAGCTGTGAGAGTAGCggcacacacaacacaacgaCTGCGACGCCCGCCGTCATGCTAGAGCTTCCCCTGATCCGGCTGCCAAACGAGGAGGGTGAGGACGAGGACGCGGCGGAGGCGGAAGGGGATGAGGCGAACTTGGAGAGTGAAGAAAAGCGCGATCCCAGCTTGCCCGGCACTTCGCGCAAGTGGTCCAAAGAGACACTCTTCTAG